A single region of the Serinus canaria isolate serCan28SL12 chromosome 11, serCan2020, whole genome shotgun sequence genome encodes:
- the OSGIN1 gene encoding oxidative stress-induced growth inhibitor 1 has translation MLPDGKTCPLVTRPSNRSGLKTLPVVIIGNGPSGICLSYLLSGYTPYFKRHSLHPHPILQRKLEEAPEVSVLDQDLEYLSEGLEGRSHSPVALLFDTLQRPDTDFGGTAESVLTWWHEPDRAIPHLVLGRNAPGGAWHSIEGSMVTLSKGEWMGLPDLPFKEWLKQKKRGLKNNRATAEDIAQYYQHYVVKKGLQKNFRCGTVVTSVRKVSAESISNHTQKDLQEDCDPVWSSNEKSAEVFQVDGFFKTVGGDKEPFSIYAENVVLATGTYDNPTWLGVKGENLSYVHHQLSALEEAVKNNSVGIMTDPVLIVGAGLTAADAILFAQHCNIPVIHVFRRRVTDPGLIFNQLPKTMYPEYHKVHQMMKEQTAACAGPYEHYISLPEHHVLSFGKDKKCIFQDKNGCQKAYKISMALVLTGSNPNLSFLPNNGTDLALDSEQPVNPKRNPIDVDPFTYECTQEKGLYALGPLAGDNFVRFVQGGALAVASSLLKKANQNPP, from the exons ATGCTTCCAGATGGGAAGACGTGTCCATTAGTGACCAGACCCTCAAACAGGAGTGGGCTCAAGACACTGCCTGTTGTGATCATAG GGAATGGACCATCAGGAATCTGTCTCTCATATTTGCTGTCAGGTTACACCCCTTACTTCAAAAGACACTCTCTTCATCCTCATCCTATTCTTCAGAGAAAACTGGAAGAGGCACCAGAAGTCTCTGTTTTGGACCAG GATCTGGAATATCTGTCTGAAGGCTTGGAGGGACgatcccacagccctgtggcTCTTCTGTTTGACACTCTGCAGCGGCCGGACACAGACTTTGGTGGGACAGCAGAATCTGTGCTCACCTGGTGGCATGAGCCTGACAGAGCCATCCCCCACCTGGTCCTTGGCAGAAACGCTCCTGGAGGTGCCTGGCAT TCTATAGAGGGCTCTATGGTTACCCTGAGCAAAGGGGAATGGATGGGACTCCCAGATCTCCCTTTCAAAGAGTGgttaaagcaaaagaaaag AGGCCTCAAAAACAATAGAGCCACAGCAGAGGACATTGCTCAATATTACCAGCACTATGTGGTGAAGAAAGGACTGCAGAAGAATTTCAGATGTGGCACTGTTGTGACCTCTGTGAGGAAAGTGAGTGCAGAGAGCATCTCCAACCACACCCAGAAAGATCTGCAGGAGGATTGTGACCCAGTCTGGAGCTCTAATGAAAAAAGTGCAGAGGTTTTCCAGGTGGATGGATTTTTCAAAACTGTGGGAGGTGATAAAGAGCCCTTCTCCATCTATGCAGAGAATGTGGTCTTGGCCACAGGAACATATGACAATCCTACCTGGCTCGGGGTCAAGGGAGAAAACCTTTCCTATGTCCACCACCAGCTGTCTGCTTTAGAAGAAGCAGTGAAGAACAACAGTGTTGGCATCATGACAGATCCAGTCTTGATTGTAGGTGCTGGTCTGACAGCTGCTGATGCCATTCTCTTTGCTCAGCATTGCAATATTCCAGTAATCCACGTTTTTCGGAGGCGAGTCACTGATCCTGGCCTTATTTTTAACCAGCTCCCCAAAACAATGTACCCTGAATACCACAAAGTCCACCAGATGATGAAAGAACAgacagctgcctgtgctgggccctATGAGCACTACATCAGCCTCCCTGAACATCACGTGCTCTCCTTTGGCAAGGACAAGAAATGCATCTTTCAAGACAAGAACGGCTGTCAGAAAGCTTATAAAATTTCCATGGCTCTTGTTCTAACTGGCTCCAACCCCAACCTTTCCTTTCTGCCAAATAATGGCACTGACTTGGCCCTGGACAGTGAGCAGCCAGTCAATCCAAAGAGGAATCCCATAGATGTTGATCCCTTCACCTATGAATGCACTCAGGAGAAAGGGCTCTATGCCCTGGGACCTCTGGCAGGAGATAACTTTGTGCGCTTTGTTCAGGGAGGGGCTCTGGCTGTTGCCAGCTCTCTGCTAAAGAAAGCCAACCAAAATCCCCcctaa